The nucleotide sequence TAATCCCTGTCGTCCCTTCGAACACGACACGAACCGGTGAGCTTCGTTTATTGACATTCATATGATTAATAGTAGAATTTCGCACATAAATACTGTTCACTCCGCCTCCGTTCACATATAACGTTCCTTGAACTGTAACGTTACTAAGAACGACTTCACCTTCACCTACTCCAGCAGTAATGAACAGATCACCTTGAACTTTAACCTCCTGCAAAGTAACACCTGAGCTTGAAATGAGAACATTGCCTTCTCCATTCAGCTTTGATACTGCGCCCGGCTTATTAATTACATTTGGCGCTAGTCGATCAAGCATGACGATGGCCTCTGCACGTGTAAGCGATGCCAACGGACGGAGTGTTCCATCCTTATAACCCTTCATATATCCACCTGCGATTAACTGCTCGAAAGGCTTACGGGCATATTCCGCAATTTGATTGCTGTCACTATACCCATCCAATTGAGCAACATTAGCTTCAGATAAGTTAAACAAAGAGGCTACAATCTTAGCTGCTTCCTGACGTTTAACACTCGAATTAGGCTTAAAGATTCCACCAGGATATCCCGTAATATAGCCCGCTTCCACAGCATAGGATACGTCCTTCACATACCATGCATGATCATTAACATCTGAGAAAGTACTTTTACTACTTGCAGTAAACCCGAATACCTGATTGACAAGCTTAACAAATTCAGCGCGGGACAAAGATTCATTGGGTCTAAAAGTGCCGTCAGAATAACCCTTCAATAATTGCTGATCCTTCCATTTACCCAATGTCTGGTCCGACCAGTGTCCGCCAGTATCTCCAAAAGACCCAGTAGCAGATGCAGCAGAAGCTCTGCCGAATCTCGACGTATCTTCAACCAAACCGAACACCAAAATTACGCACATCATAATATATAGAAGCTTTTTACTGCTAGATAATTGCTTTTTCACCATTCGCACCTCTCAATTTGGCAAAATGAAAGGAACGCCAACAGCTAGTAAATTAATACCTAGTTCCATGGCGTTCCTTCTTCGTGCTTGTCGTTGTTATTTACCTGAAGCTGTTTTGTACCAATCATTTACTTCTTGTGTAACATCATCGCCACCAGACTTCTTCCAATTGCTTACCATTGTGTCAAACTCGTCAACCGATGATTGACCATAGATAATCTTGGCATAAGTTTGATTGATCAGCTTATCCAACAGCTCGTTCTTCTGCTTCATCGTCTCTGTCAACGGACCTTGGAAGTAGTTCTTCATTCGAATGTCTTTCTGTGCAAGAACGACCTTCATTGCATCGATATTTTCTTGCTTACGGATTTGAGAGGTTTGAATCTCATACGGTGTAGATGGTGTGCCTCCATCCGCTAACATCGACATCGTCTCTGCATAGAGAGCCGGAAGTCTTGCACCCTCGTATGTCAATGAATAGTAGATCGGTTCTACAAGGTGCGTACGATCTCCATAGTCAGGAAACAAGTCCGGATATTTCTCAGGCTCTTTCGTAATTGTACCGTCCGGAAGCTTCGCCCAATCATAGCCTTCTGCAAAGCCATATTCGAACTCACTGCCAACGCCTGGATTCGCCCAATTATCAAAGAAGAAATTATAGTAGCGTAACAGTGCTTCTGGATGCTTCGCATCTTTATTGATTAGCATCCAACCGTTAACCGATGGGTTTCCACTTTGTGATCCGATCTTACCATCAGGTCCGCTTGGAATTGGATAAGCTTTATACTTGGACCCCGGTACGTTATTTGTTAAATCACCGAATGGCCAGTCAGGCAACCAGTTACGACCGACGATTGCACCCGCTTCGCCTTTAGTAAACAGCTCCGAGCCGGATACTTCATCCTTCAGACCGGAATCTTTAGAAATATATCCTTTGTCCATCCAATCTTTGAGTGTCGCTAATGCTTGCTTCGCTGCAGGATCAACCGATCCGTGTTCGAGTGTGCCGTCGCTCTTCAAATTCCATTGTCCTGGCATCGTGCCATATGCACCAAACACCCAGCTTACATCAGTCATCCAGTTTAGGTACGAGTTCTTAAACCCGAGCGCTAAACCAATCGTATTTTTCTTGCTGTCGCCATCTGGATCTTTGTTCACGAATGCGTCCATAATGACTTCCAAGTCGGCAATCGTTTTAGGTGCTTGAAGATTAAGCTTATCCATCCAATCTTGACGGAGCCAGAGTACCATATCGTCGTTGTATGCATAGTCAAGTATCGGTAATGCCATTCTCTTCCCATCTCTCATAACGGAGAGGAAAGTATCGGAATTCAATGCTACCCCTGCTTTATAGCTATCACTAGCGTATTTATCAAACAGTTCATCAATGGACATAAATTGACCAGAATCGATCAGCATGTTTATTGTTTCGTTGTCGCCCCGATAAGTAACGACATCTGGCATTGGCTCGCCGGATGAAAGCATCAGGCGCAGCTTTGTTTTATATGCGTCATTCGTATCTGTCACGAGCCAATCATACTTTACATCGATACCGAGGTTTTCTTTAATATATTTCTGTAATACATTATTTTCCATTGTCTCGTTCTTTTTGAAAAAGTAGTTCGTTCCTATGCCTTTAACTGTAGTTAAATCGATAGGTTCTACATATCTCTTTCCATCCCAGCCCGTCTCATCTACATTGCTTTTATCACCTTGCTCAGTTGAATCTTTGCTTGACGATGCTGACGCGCCTTGGCTGCCTGAAGCTTTTTCATTGTTTTTGGTACCTGAGCAAGCTGCAATAGTAAACGTCATCATAGCGATCAGTGCTACGAGCAACAGCTTGCGATAAGTCATTTGATTACGCATTGTTATCCCCCCGAAGAATATTTGTGAACGCTTCCAACGTTCTGGTTTCAATATAAATCTGGAATAAATATTTATATATACCATTATTTTGAGAATGATGCTATTTTGTTATCTTCTTCTCTACTCTTTCACCGCGCCAAGCACAATTCCTTTAACAAAATATTTTTGTAAGTATGGATAAACAAGTAACACTGGAACGATACCAATAAAGATTTGTGCCGCTTTAACTGTGCGTTGTGAAATGTTCTTCAGTTCATTAATGTCCGGGTTCAGCTTACTGAAATCTTGTTGAACGATAATCGTCTGCAGGAACGTCGCAAGTGGGTAATTGCGATAGTTGTTAATATAAAGCAAGCCATCGAACCATGCATTCCAGTTCCCAACAATCGAGAATAAAGATAGTGTGGCGATCGCTGGCATCGCAAGTGGCAAATACACCTTCAACAATATTTTGAAATGCCCTGCTCCATCAATAAATGCTGCCTCCTCAAGCTCCTTAGGAGTAGCTCTGAAGAAATTCATTAACAAAATCATGTTGAACACTTGAACCGCGCCCGGCAGGACGAGCGCCCACATCGTATCCATCAAATGAAGGCTGCGTATCAAAATATAGCTTGGGATGATCCCACCACTGAATAACATTGTAAACACAAAGAACCAAGCATAGAAGCTTCTACTTTTGAAGTAGGAGTAGTTTTTCGAGAGTACATATCCTGCTAGTAGAATAACCGACATCGTAATCGTCGTTCCTAATAGCGTTCTCTCCACTGCAATGAGCAAAGCACGTAAGAAGTTTGGATTGTTCATCGTTTTCGTATATGAATCGAGATTGGGTTCGATTGGCCATAGTCCAACTATATGGGCATTCGCAGGTGCACTTGCACTGAAGCTGACCGCTAGAATATGAATAATTGGCAGAATGCAGAGCAACCCGGCGATTCCCAGGAATAAATAGTTGAATAGCGTAAACACTCTGTAGCTATTAGATTTATAGTACAACTGGCCGCACCTCCTTAAAAGATTTTGTAATCTGCAAACTTATAGGCCAGTCTATAACCGATTACAATGAGTACAAAACCGACTAAAGATTTGAATATCCCAATTGCAGTTCCGAAGCTATATTGACCATTCAATATACCTGTTCGATAAACGAACGTATCGATGATGTCTCCCTTGTCATAGACGAGCGGCGCGTAAAGGTTGAAGATTTGATCAAAGCCTGCGTTTAAGATGTTGCCCATCGCAAGCGTACCAACAACGATTACGATAGGCGTCAATGAAGGCAGTGTAACGTGGATCGTCTGCTTCCATCGACTCGCACCGTCAACCTCTGCAGCTTCGTAAAGCGAAGGGTTAACGCTTGCTAAGGCCGCTAAGTAAACAATTGTGCCGAACCCGAATTGTTGCCAAATGTCACTGACAATGACGGTGAATCTGAACCAATTGCCATTACCGAGAAACAATATCGACTCGATTCCAAACCAATCCCCGAGCAGTGTGTTCACAATTCCGTTGGAGTCGAGCATATCGCGCAAAATTCCACCTAAGAAAACCCATGAGATGAAAAAGGGTAAGTACACCATTGTCTGAACTGTCCGCTTGAAGAAAGTTTTTCTCACTTCATTCAGCAAGAGGGCAAATGTGAAAGGGACGACGATGTTGCAGATGATCTTAACACCCGCAATGAACGCCGTATTATATATAATTTGTTTGCTATCAGGATAAGTGAACATAAATCGGAAATGGTCAAGACCGACCCACTTGGACCCTGTAATCTTCAAAAAGGGTTTGTAATCTTGAAAAGCAATGACGAGCCCTCCAAGCGGGATGTATGCAAATATGAGCTGTAAAATAACTGCTGGTAGAATCATAAGATGCAGGGGCCAAGTTCGTCGCAAAAATCCTTTCCAACCGGTTCGTTTCGGACGCCCGAACGGAGCGTCAGCGGTAGTGTCGACCGATGTATTCGTGATCATCTCCATGTTGATTATCCTCTCCACTTTCTATTTTCTGAATTGACAGACACTCCACTTTGGGTATATTTAGTATATCAATCCGCAATTTGAGCGTCTGTGCCAATCATTTTGGAATGATACCGCTATTTTGTCATATCACAGCTTGCTAGGAAAGGTTTGATCGAGATGACGTTAAGACCCAATACGTTCACCAAAATTATGGGCTTGATCGTAATGCTGCTCATTCCGATTATTGTAATCTATTGGTTGTCATATCGTACTAGTGTGGCAGTTGTAACAGATGAAGTAGAGAAATCGATGTATAAGGACTTGTCCTTTTTCGCTTCAAAAACCGATGAGATCGCGACCCAAGTGTCAAAAGCAGGGCTTCTGATCAGCGAAGACATTAACGTACGAACATTAGAATTCATTGAAATTGCAAGCCTTTATGAGCAAACAAACGAGCAACAGCGTGTTGCAGAAAAACTGCGACTACTTAATGCCTCATCTACTTGGGATACTACAATTAGTGTTTATGCCCCCAATACCCAAACCTATGTTTCTAGCAATTCTTCATTGGTGTATGAAGAGGATCTCTTGAAAGCCAACTACTCCAAGAACTGGCATTACACCGAGGCTGTACCCTCCTATTTTCGAGATAGACCCCGCATTATCCGCTATTTGATCGAGCCCTTCGAAACGACATTGGATAAAGCAGGGCTAATTGTAGAATTGAGCTTTCCAGTCACCGATTTAGTGAAAGCGCTTGATAAATTCAAGGCCGGAGGCAAAGGCAACCCCTTCATCATTACTCCAGATGGCCACATTATTAACTCTAGTAGTGCCGATATCAGCAAGCAAACCACAATTATGGAGCAGATCGACCCAGCAGAGCTTGCAGAGCAACAGATTTCACAAATTAAAATATCTGAGAGCACTTATATTATTAGCGCTGTCTGGATGTCATCTCTGAAAATGTACTTAATCGACTACATCTCTATCAAAGATTTCGTGAGTCCGATTACAGCTAACAGCTATTTATTCTACGGTTCAATCGGCTTCCTTCTCATTGGCAGTATTATCGCAGCGTATATTCTATACAACAGTGTGCAGCTCCCGATTCGCGAGCTTATCATTGGCATCAGAAAGCTTAAACGCGGGGAGTATCCGAAGCTCAAAGTGTTTAATCCGAACAATGAGTTCCACTATCTGCTTGTAGGCTTCAACGACATGGCTCTTCAAATTGAAGATCTCATCCAGAACGTCTATCTAGAAACGATTAGGTCACGGGATGCAAATCTGAAACAGCTGCAATCACAAATCAATCCCCACTTCCTATACAATTGCTTTACCTTGATTCGAAGCTTAACTAGACTTGGTCATAAAGAATCCGTCATGGAGCTTGCACTGCATCTTAGTAAGTATTATCGCTATACAACAAGATCTGAGAGGCCCTTAGCAACGTTGCAAGAAGAGCTAGATTTAGTTAACAGCTACTTAGCAATACAAGCGATGAATGTTCAAGATTTGCACTATGAGATTCAGATTCCTGAGGAAATGAATAAGCTAGAGATTCCGCGTCTAAGCATTCAGCCACTAGCTGAAAATGCCGTCATCCATGGAATTGGCCCTTTAGGTGAAGGAACGATTTGGATAACTGCATTGCAGTTGAACGGCTTTAACTTGCTACGCGTCACAGACAATGGAGTTGGTGTTTCCACCGAGAGGCTCGCCCAACTTCATCAGCAAATCGAGCTTCCTCCCGCCGATGACCATGGTTGCGCACTTTGGAATACGAGACAGCGAATGCTGCTTCAATTCGGCCAGCACGCAGGACTTCGAGTCACCCGTACAGATGCTGGACAATTGACGGTTGAGCTCTATTGGCCAATTGAGAGCATAGAAGAAGGAGGAAGATAATTGATGTACCAGCTACTCATCATCGACGATCAATCTATTTTGGCTGATGACCTTGCAGATATGCTACCATGGCAAGATATTGGCATTACAGTAGTTCACAGAGCATACTCTGCTTTTGATGCAATCGACATTATGAGCGAGCATCCAATCGATGTCGTTGTAACCGATATACAAATGCCAGGAATGTCGGGTCTCGAGCTTATTGCGGAAATTAGATTGAAGTGGAAGCATACCAAATGCATTTTGCTGACAGGCTATGCAGATTTCGAGTATACGAAGGAAGCGATGAAACTCAAATCAAGCGATTATCTACTCAAGCCTGTAGCTGATGATGAATTAATGGGAGCAGTGAGCAGAGCGGTTGTAGAATTGGAGGAGGAATGGAAGGAGATTAGCTCTGCTCAGCGAGCTAAATACACCCTTCGTGAGCAACTGCCTAAGCTGCGCGAATATTTGTTGCTTGACCTGCTCACCGGAAAGCAATCCAATCATACGCAAGAAGTCCAACGCAAGCTCATTGATTATGAGATCCCTTTCATGATGAAGGATACCGTTCATTTGATGCTTGTGAGAATGGATGATGAACATAACCGATACGATGGTGAAAGCGAAGCTCTCATTGAGTACGCACTCTCCAACATCGCAACTGAAATATTTGCTGACCGACTTCATGTGTGGCACTGTAGCGACTATCATGGCTATACAGTTGTGCTGTTGCGTTCAAAAATAGATCCCACAGAATACAGTCGCTCCGATGATGAATTGAACAGTTGGATTGAGTTGCGTGCTTTTGAACTCCAGCAGCTTGCACGCAAATATCTTAAAATCGGTATCTCCATACTGATGAGCAAGCAAGTCGAATTCCCTAACGATATTGCGCTGCAGTATCAGTCCTCACTCACGAATTTTAGACATTTCATCGGTGAGGATCGAGAGCTGTTCGTCTCGCTAGCAAAAGAACCTACCCGTGGAGAACCCCAACTTCTGAGCGAGCTCTATCGCTTGCCTTCGCTCTCACAGCTACTAGAAATCGGACAATGGCAAGCTGCATCAGACAAATTAAGTGCAATATTCGAGGAAATTGAAGTGCATTGGCGCAATTCGCCCGAGCATATTCTAGAAGCGTACTTTATGATTGCTAGTGCAATTGCCTCTCTAATCCATAAAAACAAAAAATGGCTTGCAGATACGATCGGTGAAGATTTTCACATCATTGCGAATGGTCGTACGATGAATACGGTTAATGAACTTCGAGAATGGACCGAACGTGTCGTCGCCCAATATCGAAATTTCATTCACGTTGAGGAGAAAGATTCTCGCTCTACACTTATTCACCAGGTGCAGACATTTATATCAAAGCATCTAGAGAATGCCTCCCTGCAATCGATCTCGGAGCACGTCTATCTTAACCCCTCCTATCTGTCCAAGGTGTACAAATCTGAAACAGGTGAAGGCATTAGTGAATATTTATTGCGAGTGCGCATGGAAAAAGCCTCTGTGCTACTGTCGCAGACAAATGAGCGAATCTATGAAATATCGGTTATGCTCGGTTATCAGAAGCCAAGCTATTTCATCGGATTGTTCAAAAAGCATTACGGAATTACCCCGCAGGAATACCGAAATAAAATTGGCGGAAGTTAATTAAGACAAGCAAAAACGGCTTCGCCGTCCTTAGACGGTGAAGAAGCTTTGCGGAGGTTATACAGTTAATGATAAGTGTGAAACCTATAAATTCTGTATAACTCGGAAAAGAGCCCTTCGACCGTGGAACTCACGATTCGAAAGGCTCTTTCGTTACCATCTTAATTATCCGTTCCGTTTCTGAAAATCTATCATAAAGTCAGCAAGTGCTTGGCACGATTCCACTGTGACCGCGTTATAGGCCGAAGCTCGAAGTCCACCGACACTGCGATGCCCCGACAAACCTTCAAAGCCTTGACCCTTCGCTTCCTGTACGAAACGCTTTTCAAGCTCTTCATCGTGCATCCGCCAAGTCACATTCATAATCGAACGATCAGCGACATCGACCAAGCCTCGATAGAAGCCGCCACTATTGTCGATCGTGTTATAGAGCAATTCCGTTTTTTGCACATTACGCTTCTCCATCGCCTCAATGCCACCTTGTCGCTTCGTCCACTCTAGCACTAGCTTCATCACATAAATCGAATGTACAGGAGGTGTATTGTATAACGATTGATTGCTTGCAAACGTACTGTACTTGAAAATCGTCGGAATCCTTTCCGCACATTCTGCCAACATGTCGTCCCTTATAATCGCAACGGTAACACCAGCGGGACCTAAGTTCTTTTGCGCACCTGCATATATTAAGCCAAACTTCGTCCAATCACGTTGCCGACTTAGAATATCACTCGTCATGTCAGCAATAAGTGGAACGTCTGTT is from Candidatus Cohnella colombiensis and encodes:
- a CDS encoding extracellular solute-binding protein, with the translated sequence MRNQMTYRKLLLVALIAMMTFTIAACSGTKNNEKASGSQGASASSSKDSTEQGDKSNVDETGWDGKRYVEPIDLTTVKGIGTNYFFKKNETMENNVLQKYIKENLGIDVKYDWLVTDTNDAYKTKLRLMLSSGEPMPDVVTYRGDNETINMLIDSGQFMSIDELFDKYASDSYKAGVALNSDTFLSVMRDGKRMALPILDYAYNDDMVLWLRQDWMDKLNLQAPKTIADLEVIMDAFVNKDPDGDSKKNTIGLALGFKNSYLNWMTDVSWVFGAYGTMPGQWNLKSDGTLEHGSVDPAAKQALATLKDWMDKGYISKDSGLKDEVSGSELFTKGEAGAIVGRNWLPDWPFGDLTNNVPGSKYKAYPIPSGPDGKIGSQSGNPSVNGWMLINKDAKHPEALLRYYNFFFDNWANPGVGSEFEYGFAEGYDWAKLPDGTITKEPEKYPDLFPDYGDRTHLVEPIYYSLTYEGARLPALYAETMSMLADGGTPSTPYEIQTSQIRKQENIDAMKVVLAQKDIRMKNYFQGPLTETMKQKNELLDKLINQTYAKIIYGQSSVDEFDTMVSNWKKSGGDDVTQEVNDWYKTASGK
- a CDS encoding carbohydrate ABC transporter permease, giving the protein MYYKSNSYRVFTLFNYLFLGIAGLLCILPIIHILAVSFSASAPANAHIVGLWPIEPNLDSYTKTMNNPNFLRALLIAVERTLLGTTITMSVILLAGYVLSKNYSYFKSRSFYAWFFVFTMLFSGGIIPSYILIRSLHLMDTMWALVLPGAVQVFNMILLMNFFRATPKELEEAAFIDGAGHFKILLKVYLPLAMPAIATLSLFSIVGNWNAWFDGLLYINNYRNYPLATFLQTIIVQQDFSKLNPDINELKNISQRTVKAAQIFIGIVPVLLVYPYLQKYFVKGIVLGAVKE
- a CDS encoding ABC transporter permease subunit, whose product is MILPAVILQLIFAYIPLGGLVIAFQDYKPFLKITGSKWVGLDHFRFMFTYPDSKQIIYNTAFIAGVKIICNIVVPFTFALLLNEVRKTFFKRTVQTMVYLPFFISWVFLGGILRDMLDSNGIVNTLLGDWFGIESILFLGNGNWFRFTVIVSDIWQQFGFGTIVYLAALASVNPSLYEAAEVDGASRWKQTIHVTLPSLTPIVIVVGTLAMGNILNAGFDQIFNLYAPLVYDKGDIIDTFVYRTGILNGQYSFGTAIGIFKSLVGFVLIVIGYRLAYKFADYKIF
- a CDS encoding histidine kinase, yielding MTLRPNTFTKIMGLIVMLLIPIIVIYWLSYRTSVAVVTDEVEKSMYKDLSFFASKTDEIATQVSKAGLLISEDINVRTLEFIEIASLYEQTNEQQRVAEKLRLLNASSTWDTTISVYAPNTQTYVSSNSSLVYEEDLLKANYSKNWHYTEAVPSYFRDRPRIIRYLIEPFETTLDKAGLIVELSFPVTDLVKALDKFKAGGKGNPFIITPDGHIINSSSADISKQTTIMEQIDPAELAEQQISQIKISESTYIISAVWMSSLKMYLIDYISIKDFVSPITANSYLFYGSIGFLLIGSIIAAYILYNSVQLPIRELIIGIRKLKRGEYPKLKVFNPNNEFHYLLVGFNDMALQIEDLIQNVYLETIRSRDANLKQLQSQINPHFLYNCFTLIRSLTRLGHKESVMELALHLSKYYRYTTRSERPLATLQEELDLVNSYLAIQAMNVQDLHYEIQIPEEMNKLEIPRLSIQPLAENAVIHGIGPLGEGTIWITALQLNGFNLLRVTDNGVGVSTERLAQLHQQIELPPADDHGCALWNTRQRMLLQFGQHAGLRVTRTDAGQLTVELYWPIESIEEGGR
- a CDS encoding response regulator; its protein translation is MYQLLIIDDQSILADDLADMLPWQDIGITVVHRAYSAFDAIDIMSEHPIDVVVTDIQMPGMSGLELIAEIRLKWKHTKCILLTGYADFEYTKEAMKLKSSDYLLKPVADDELMGAVSRAVVELEEEWKEISSAQRAKYTLREQLPKLREYLLLDLLTGKQSNHTQEVQRKLIDYEIPFMMKDTVHLMLVRMDDEHNRYDGESEALIEYALSNIATEIFADRLHVWHCSDYHGYTVVLLRSKIDPTEYSRSDDELNSWIELRAFELQQLARKYLKIGISILMSKQVEFPNDIALQYQSSLTNFRHFIGEDRELFVSLAKEPTRGEPQLLSELYRLPSLSQLLEIGQWQAASDKLSAIFEEIEVHWRNSPEHILEAYFMIASAIASLIHKNKKWLADTIGEDFHIIANGRTMNTVNELREWTERVVAQYRNFIHVEEKDSRSTLIHQVQTFISKHLENASLQSISEHVYLNPSYLSKVYKSETGEGISEYLLRVRMEKASVLLSQTNERIYEISVMLGYQKPSYFIGLFKKHYGITPQEYRNKIGGS
- the serC gene encoding 3-phosphoserine/phosphohydroxythreonine transaminase, with product MMRKHIFNAGPAALPLEVLEQAQQQFVEYDNLGMSLMEMSHRSKPVERMNEETQQLFMELMGLPPQYKVLFMGGGASTQFALVPLNFLKLGTVGQYILSGSFSEKAYQEAQTIGEAAVLASSKAQKWSRLPDIGNIVLGENTAYVHMTTNNTIEGSQFKVVPDTTDVPLIADMTSDILSRQRDWTKFGLIYAGAQKNLGPAGVTVAIIRDDMLAECAERIPTIFKYSTFASNQSLYNTPPVHSIYVMKLVLEWTKRQGGIEAMEKRNVQKTELLYNTIDNSGGFYRGLVDVADRSIMNVTWRMHDEELEKRFVQEAKGQGFEGLSGHRSVGGLRASAYNAVTVESCQALADFMIDFQKRNG